One genomic segment of Spirochaeta cellobiosiphila DSM 17781 includes these proteins:
- a CDS encoding adenosine deaminase family protein produces MNWNNTDFIHRIPKTDLHVHLDGSLRLKTLLELSSDLNISLPGQNEEELKEKVFKEKYASLEEYLKGFYYTGLVMRSPENLERIAFELAEDNWLEGVRYLEVRFAPQLHMSKELSFRDVVEAVDKGLKRAKAQFNHHLPNEEPGFEYGIILCAMRYFNGSFSPYYKSLFEVLPFSSEKQIIHRASLELARGATKLKEETNIQIVGFDLAGAEYGYPASGHQRSYDHIHKNFLNKTVHAGEAYGPSSIFQAVTDLHADRIGHALHLFDEEMLDPSIENPEAYLQGLQQYIANHRTTIEVCLTSNMQTSPHLKSLQDHSLKRMLDEKLSITLCTDNRLVSHTSVTKEILLALNHFDITPSHLKNIIIYGFKRSFFYGGYKEKREYVRKAINYYESLEKEYNILNT; encoded by the coding sequence ATGAATTGGAATAACACAGATTTCATACATAGAATTCCTAAAACAGATTTACATGTCCATTTGGATGGTTCTTTAAGATTAAAAACCTTATTGGAATTATCCAGTGATTTAAATATTTCTTTACCTGGTCAAAATGAAGAAGAATTAAAGGAAAAAGTATTTAAAGAGAAATACGCAAGTTTGGAAGAGTATCTTAAAGGTTTTTATTATACGGGACTTGTTATGAGAAGTCCGGAAAATTTGGAGCGCATAGCTTTTGAATTGGCAGAAGATAATTGGCTAGAAGGTGTGAGATATCTAGAAGTTCGATTTGCACCTCAATTACATATGTCAAAAGAATTATCTTTTCGAGATGTTGTTGAAGCTGTAGATAAGGGGTTAAAACGAGCAAAAGCTCAATTTAATCATCATTTACCTAATGAAGAGCCTGGATTTGAATACGGAATAATTTTATGTGCTATGAGATATTTTAATGGGTCTTTTTCTCCTTATTATAAAAGTCTGTTTGAAGTATTACCCTTTTCTTCTGAAAAACAGATTATCCATAGGGCCAGTCTTGAGTTAGCTAGGGGGGCTACGAAACTTAAGGAAGAAACGAATATTCAAATCGTTGGATTTGATCTAGCAGGTGCTGAGTATGGATATCCTGCTTCTGGGCATCAACGTAGTTATGATCATATTCACAAGAACTTCTTGAATAAAACAGTACATGCTGGTGAGGCCTATGGACCTTCTAGTATTTTTCAAGCTGTAACAGACCTTCATGCTGACAGAATAGGGCATGCTTTACATTTATTTGATGAAGAAATGCTTGATCCCTCCATTGAAAATCCAGAAGCTTATTTGCAAGGATTACAACAATATATTGCAAACCATCGAACAACTATCGAAGTGTGTCTTACTAGTAATATGCAAACATCCCCCCACTTAAAATCACTTCAGGATCACAGTCTTAAACGTATGTTGGACGAAAAATTGAGTATTACCTTGTGTACTGATAATCGCTTAGTAAGTCATACATCAGTAACGAAAGAAATCTTATTAGCCTTGAATCACTTTGATATAACTCCAAGTCATCTTAAAAATATTATCATTTATGGGTTCAAAAGATCTTTCTTTTATGGTGGCTATAAAGAGAAAAGAGAGTATGTAAGAAAAGCGATCAATTATTATGAAAGCCTGGAAAAGGAATATAACATCCTCAATACTTAA
- the gcvH gene encoding glycine cleavage system protein GcvH: MAHFPSHLKYSKEDEWYQQEGNIITCGITDYAQDQLSDVVFVELPEVGRVIKAKDSVAVLESVKSVSDLYFPAEGEIMAVNEELTDQPELVNQDPYEKGWVVKIKVEDTSFLDDLMDSKAYESQLEEE; this comes from the coding sequence ATGGCACATTTTCCATCGCATTTGAAATATTCTAAAGAGGATGAGTGGTATCAACAGGAAGGTAATATTATTACCTGTGGTATTACGGATTATGCCCAAGATCAATTATCAGATGTTGTTTTTGTTGAATTACCTGAGGTCGGTAGAGTGATAAAAGCAAAAGATTCGGTAGCCGTACTTGAATCTGTAAAATCTGTTTCAGACTTGTATTTTCCTGCTGAAGGCGAAATTATGGCTGTAAATGAAGAATTGACAGATCAACCCGAATTAGTTAATCAAGACCCTTATGAAAAAGGATGGGTTGTAAAGATAAAAGTAGAAGATACTAGTTTTTTAGATGACCTAATGGATTCTAAAGCTTACGAATCACAACTTGAAGAAGAGTAA
- a CDS encoding DMT family transporter — MPRNRNLIYPALSLGAGTLLTIMTFLNGLLSHYTSPITSSLIVHFVGLLMSVFLWMFIKRKNLISPKLSIHYYWGGLAGALAVVTANVAVNSTLGLAGSLSCFIFGQTITSLLFDRFGLFGNSTRKLRPLDGIRSLLIMTGAILVIYSGQTV; from the coding sequence ATGCCCCGTAATAGAAATCTAATCTATCCAGCCCTTTCCCTTGGAGCAGGAACATTATTAACTATCATGACCTTTTTAAATGGATTATTAAGCCACTATACTTCTCCCATCACATCCTCACTCATTGTTCATTTTGTCGGTTTATTGATGAGTGTATTTCTATGGATGTTTATAAAGAGAAAAAATCTTATCTCTCCAAAACTATCTATTCACTATTATTGGGGAGGTCTAGCTGGTGCTCTTGCGGTAGTTACAGCGAATGTTGCAGTCAATTCAACATTAGGATTAGCAGGAAGTTTAAGTTGTTTTATTTTCGGTCAGACCATTACTTCATTGCTATTTGATAGATTTGGACTTTTCGGCAATTCTACCAGAAAACTAAGACCTCTAGATGGCATCAGAAGTCTATTAATTATGACTGGAGCTATCTTAGTTATCTATTCAGGGCAAACTGTATGA
- the gcvT gene encoding glycine cleavage system aminomethyltransferase GcvT, protein MDSLKTSLYEQHIECGGKMVDFAGWKLPIQYEGIIKEHHQTRMNASLFDTSHMGEVQVSGSDAYQFLQMILTNDLRKLIDNYSFYSLICNEKGYALDDCFVSRISSDIFFIVLNASNVSRVVKWLQDKSLSYDVEINDISSKLGKIDLQGPLAEALLQDYVQFDCSEESWPRFSFKNVLVGGINHMISRTGYTGEDGFEFYVPWKFTPVLWEALMTLGKEDSRLKPAGLGARDSLRLESGYTLYGHELTDTISPIEAGLGWVVKEKEVEYIGQHPLLTQKRNGPNRIIVAFEMIEKAIPRHGYNICKDDEVVGFVTSGGYSPTLDKQIGLGFINSILSPLDTEITIDIRGNKKRAKVVKRPFYKYRGGH, encoded by the coding sequence ATGGACAGTTTAAAAACATCGTTATATGAGCAGCATATAGAATGTGGTGGTAAAATGGTAGATTTTGCTGGGTGGAAGCTTCCCATTCAGTATGAAGGAATCATTAAAGAACATCATCAAACAAGAATGAACGCTTCACTCTTTGATACTTCACATATGGGGGAAGTACAAGTCTCAGGATCTGATGCTTATCAATTTCTTCAAATGATACTTACCAATGATCTTCGTAAACTGATAGATAATTACTCCTTTTACTCACTGATTTGTAATGAAAAAGGTTATGCTCTGGATGATTGTTTTGTTTCTCGGATTTCCTCAGATATCTTCTTTATTGTTTTAAATGCATCTAATGTATCTCGAGTCGTCAAATGGCTACAAGATAAGTCTTTATCGTATGATGTAGAAATTAATGATATATCTTCTAAGCTGGGAAAAATTGATTTACAAGGTCCTTTAGCAGAAGCTTTGTTACAGGATTACGTGCAATTTGATTGTAGTGAAGAAAGTTGGCCTAGGTTTTCATTCAAAAATGTTCTAGTTGGTGGTATTAATCATATGATCTCTCGGACAGGATATACAGGAGAAGATGGTTTTGAATTCTATGTGCCTTGGAAATTTACTCCTGTATTATGGGAAGCTCTAATGACCTTGGGCAAAGAGGATAGTAGGTTAAAACCAGCTGGATTGGGGGCAAGGGATAGTCTACGTCTTGAGTCAGGATATACCTTATATGGTCACGAACTTACGGATACAATATCCCCCATAGAAGCTGGTTTAGGTTGGGTAGTTAAAGAAAAAGAAGTTGAATATATTGGACAACATCCATTATTAACACAGAAAAGAAATGGTCCCAATAGGATTATTGTTGCCTTTGAAATGATAGAAAAAGCAATCCCAAGACATGGATATAATATTTGTAAAGATGATGAAGTGGTAGGTTTTGTCACTAGTGGAGGGTATTCACCCACATTGGATAAGCAAATTGGGTTAGGCTTCATTAACTCAATTTTGAGTCCGCTGGATACAGAAATTACCATTGATATAAGAGGTAATAAAAAAAGAGCCAAAGTTGTAAAACGGCCTTTTTACAAATACCGAGGAGGTCATTAA
- the gcvPA gene encoding aminomethyl-transferring glycine dehydrogenase subunit GcvPA — MEKNQSDYFSDIPKSIKLKGEIPIPKGLSQWEVEKHLHGLSRENWIPSISYLGAGCYQHYIPATVSAITGRSEFYTSYTPYQPEISQGLLQGIFEFQTMISRLTGMDAANASLYDGASALAEAAVMSTLITNNKKIIISEGVHPEYRQTLETYCRARSIDVVSIPLHFDMGKTNLKLLRDHLDSESASVIIQSPNFLGQIEDLDAVKNLLVSTKALFITAFTEALHLGLFHPPGKYDADIVVGEGQSLGINMNYGGPHLGIIACQSKHIRKLPGRIVGLAKDNNGKEGFVLTLQAREQHIRRDKATSNVCSNQALCAMAATVYLATMGQKGLKEVALQNYRLAHYAAQQFSNIPGIEILYPNGFFNEFVIKARSLDTFKSRLEAAGIQTGYPLGEVYPQLRDCMLFCVTELLDKSDILKTMEVLK, encoded by the coding sequence ATGGAGAAAAATCAATCAGATTATTTCTCAGATATCCCGAAGTCGATAAAACTTAAGGGTGAAATTCCTATACCCAAAGGATTATCCCAATGGGAAGTTGAGAAGCATCTTCATGGATTATCTAGAGAAAATTGGATACCAAGTATTTCCTATTTAGGTGCAGGATGTTATCAACATTATATACCAGCTACCGTATCCGCAATTACAGGTCGGTCTGAATTTTATACATCCTATACTCCCTATCAGCCTGAAATATCCCAAGGTCTATTACAAGGAATATTTGAATTTCAAACAATGATATCCAGATTAACAGGAATGGATGCTGCTAATGCATCCCTATACGATGGGGCCTCGGCATTGGCAGAAGCTGCCGTTATGAGTACTTTAATAACGAATAACAAGAAGATAATAATTTCTGAAGGTGTTCACCCAGAATATCGTCAAACACTTGAAACCTATTGTCGTGCTCGATCAATAGATGTTGTCTCTATTCCTCTTCACTTTGATATGGGAAAAACAAATCTTAAATTACTTCGTGATCATCTAGATTCTGAATCTGCCTCAGTCATTATTCAAAGTCCAAATTTTCTCGGACAAATTGAGGATTTAGATGCAGTTAAGAACTTATTAGTATCAACTAAAGCCTTATTTATTACTGCTTTTACAGAAGCTCTTCATCTTGGATTATTTCATCCACCAGGTAAATATGATGCTGATATTGTCGTAGGAGAAGGGCAATCTCTTGGTATAAATATGAATTATGGTGGACCTCATTTAGGCATAATAGCTTGTCAGTCAAAACATATTCGTAAACTACCTGGCAGGATTGTTGGATTAGCAAAAGACAATAATGGCAAAGAAGGTTTTGTTCTTACCTTACAGGCTAGAGAACAGCATATTAGACGGGATAAAGCCACTTCTAATGTTTGTTCCAACCAAGCATTGTGTGCCATGGCGGCAACAGTTTATTTGGCAACAATGGGGCAAAAAGGATTAAAAGAAGTTGCTCTGCAGAATTATCGTTTAGCCCATTATGCAGCACAACAATTTAGTAATATTCCAGGTATAGAGATTTTATATCCCAATGGATTTTTTAATGAGTTTGTTATTAAAGCAAGATCTCTGGATACTTTTAAAAGTCGTTTAGAAGCAGCAGGAATCCAAACGGGATATCCTTTAGGTGAGGTCTATCCCCAACTAAGAGATTGTATGCTTTTTTGTGTGACTGAATTACTAGACAAATCGGACATCTTGAAAACTATGGAGGTTCTCAAATGA
- a CDS encoding MarR family winged helix-turn-helix transcriptional regulator, with the protein MNKDLVDIIVEQWNREFPGLDTTPMAVTGRLSRVTEYLGRGILTNHNKHGLNNCEFDVLATLRRSGEPYQLTPTQLYSSLMLSSGTMTNRLDQLEKRGLIERKPNPEDRRGLLVNLTPKGKTLIDTAYPDHLDNEKKLIQVLDHNEIEDLNRILKKLLSSYEK; encoded by the coding sequence ATGAATAAGGATCTTGTAGATATTATTGTTGAACAATGGAACAGGGAGTTCCCAGGGTTAGATACAACTCCAATGGCTGTAACGGGACGACTTTCAAGAGTTACAGAATATTTAGGAAGAGGGATTTTAACTAATCATAATAAGCATGGCCTTAATAACTGTGAATTTGACGTATTAGCTACATTACGACGATCTGGCGAACCTTATCAATTAACTCCGACTCAGTTATATAGCTCGTTAATGCTATCCTCTGGAACTATGACTAATCGTTTAGATCAACTTGAAAAAAGAGGCCTGATTGAGAGAAAACCTAATCCTGAGGATAGAAGAGGTCTGTTAGTTAACTTGACTCCCAAAGGTAAAACTCTCATTGATACTGCATATCCAGACCACCTTGATAATGAGAAAAAGCTAATTCAGGTTTTGGATCACAATGAAATAGAGGATTTGAATAGAATCCTTAAAAAGCTGTTGAGTTCTTATGAAAAATAA
- the gcvPB gene encoding aminomethyl-transferring glycine dehydrogenase subunit GcvPB: MSKVELIFDKAQSIPPQYITLEESLNDFNPSQDQLREELDIPNLSELEVIRHYTNLSRNNFGVDNGFYPLGSCTMKYNPKLNERIANIPRFANTHPYVDVEKSQGNLTVLYELQTLLQGITGFDQFSLQPAAGAHGELAGLMIMKSYYKERGENRRKIICPDSSHGTNPASVTMCGFIPVPLKSGPDGLVDIKALKDLLDDEVAGMMLTNPNTLGLFEKDIEKICQLVHNNGSLMYCDGANSNALLGQSRFADMGYDICHLNLHKTFSTPHGGGGPGAGPIGVKAQLVDYLPGPIVKRSTSGYSLYNPLKSIGRMKGFLGNFGILLRAYVYILSQGSDGLKDVTIKAVNNANYLRKKLEPVFSLPFKGLCKHEFVIDDSSLPNGVTTMDVAKRLLDYGFHPPTVYFPLIVHGAMMIEPTETESKETLDLFAEALLNIYEEAKNTPDLVKTAPHTTSVTRFDEVKAARKPILCHCDDWLEQLKES, translated from the coding sequence ATGAGTAAGGTTGAATTAATATTTGATAAAGCCCAAAGTATTCCTCCTCAATATATAACATTAGAGGAATCTCTAAATGATTTTAATCCTTCTCAAGATCAACTTAGAGAGGAATTAGATATTCCCAACCTATCTGAATTAGAAGTTATTCGTCATTATACAAATTTATCACGTAATAATTTTGGTGTGGATAACGGATTCTATCCTTTAGGAAGTTGTACGATGAAGTACAATCCTAAGTTGAATGAACGTATAGCTAATATTCCTAGATTTGCCAATACCCATCCTTATGTCGACGTTGAAAAGTCACAAGGGAATTTGACAGTACTGTATGAATTACAGACTCTACTTCAGGGTATAACAGGGTTTGATCAATTTAGTCTTCAACCAGCAGCGGGAGCCCATGGTGAGCTTGCGGGCCTAATGATAATGAAGTCTTATTATAAGGAAAGAGGTGAGAATCGAAGGAAGATAATTTGCCCTGATTCTAGTCACGGTACAAACCCTGCATCAGTCACAATGTGTGGGTTTATTCCAGTGCCTCTCAAGTCAGGTCCTGATGGATTGGTAGATATTAAAGCTTTAAAAGATCTACTTGATGACGAAGTTGCTGGTATGATGTTAACGAATCCTAATACTCTAGGACTATTTGAAAAAGATATAGAAAAAATTTGTCAGCTAGTACATAACAATGGCAGCTTAATGTATTGTGACGGTGCCAATAGTAATGCCTTGTTAGGGCAATCACGTTTTGCCGATATGGGATATGATATATGTCACTTAAATCTACATAAAACATTTTCAACTCCCCATGGCGGTGGTGGTCCCGGCGCAGGACCTATCGGTGTAAAGGCGCAATTAGTTGATTACCTACCAGGTCCTATTGTTAAACGTAGTACTAGTGGGTATTCGTTATACAATCCTCTTAAGTCTATTGGTAGAATGAAGGGATTTCTTGGGAATTTTGGAATATTACTTAGAGCCTATGTTTACATACTCTCTCAAGGATCTGATGGATTAAAAGACGTTACAATAAAAGCCGTGAACAACGCTAATTATCTAAGAAAAAAATTAGAGCCAGTATTCTCTTTACCTTTTAAAGGTTTGTGTAAGCATGAGTTCGTCATCGATGATTCTTCCTTACCGAATGGTGTTACCACAATGGATGTGGCAAAAAGGTTGCTAGATTATGGATTCCATCCTCCGACTGTTTATTTTCCTCTTATTGTGCATGGAGCCATGATGATAGAGCCTACAGAGACCGAATCCAAAGAGACGTTAGATCTGTTTGCTGAGGCCTTATTAAATATTTATGAAGAAGCGAAAAATACTCCTGATTTGGTGAAAACAGCACCACATACAACAAGTGTTACAAGATTTGATGAAGTAAAAGCTGCTCGCAAGCCCATTTTATGTCATTGTGACGATTGGTTAGAGCAATTAAAAGAGAGTTAG